Proteins from a single region of Lujinxingia litoralis:
- the sufB gene encoding Fe-S cluster assembly protein SufB: MSSNIESMLDRPYKYGFVSDIETETIPPGLNEDVIRLISAKKNEPEFMLEFRLKAYRHWLTLEEPDWANVNYPRPNFDEIIYYAAPKQKEKKASLDEVDPDILEVYEKLGIPLHEQKMLQNVAVDAVFDSVSVATTFKKRLNEAGVIFCSFSEAVQEHPELIQKYLGSVVPYTDNFYAALNSAVFTDGSFVFIPRGVKCPMELSTYFRINTQNTGQFERTLIVCEDGGHVSYLEGCTAPQFDTNQLHAAVVELVAMDDAEIKYSTVQNWYAGDEEGKGGIYNFVTKRGVCEGRRSKISWTQVETGSAITWKYPSCILKGEESIGEFYSVALTNNMQQADTGTKMVHIGKNTRSTIISKGISAGRSQNSYRGLVKIAPGADGARNYSECDSMLIGDRCGAHTFPYIDVRNPTGKVEHEASTSRIGEDQIFYFQQRGIDMEDAISMIINGFCKDVFQELPMEFAVEAQKLLGIKLEGSVG; the protein is encoded by the coding sequence ATGAGTTCAAATATCGAGTCGATGCTGGATCGCCCCTATAAGTACGGGTTCGTATCGGACATTGAGACCGAGACGATCCCGCCGGGGCTTAACGAGGACGTCATTCGTCTGATTTCGGCCAAGAAGAACGAACCGGAGTTCATGCTGGAGTTCCGCCTGAAGGCTTATCGCCACTGGCTGACCCTGGAAGAGCCGGACTGGGCCAACGTGAACTACCCCCGGCCTAACTTCGATGAGATCATCTACTACGCTGCGCCCAAGCAGAAAGAGAAAAAGGCCAGCCTGGATGAGGTCGATCCCGACATCCTCGAGGTCTACGAGAAACTCGGCATCCCGCTGCATGAGCAGAAGATGCTGCAGAACGTGGCCGTCGACGCGGTCTTCGACTCGGTCTCGGTGGCCACGACCTTTAAAAAGCGCCTCAATGAGGCCGGCGTGATCTTCTGCTCCTTCTCCGAGGCCGTTCAGGAGCACCCCGAGCTGATTCAGAAGTATCTGGGCTCGGTGGTGCCCTACACCGACAACTTCTACGCGGCGTTGAACTCGGCGGTGTTCACCGACGGCTCTTTTGTGTTCATCCCGCGCGGGGTGAAGTGCCCGATGGAGCTCTCCACTTACTTCCGGATCAACACCCAGAACACCGGCCAGTTTGAGCGCACGCTCATCGTGTGTGAAGACGGCGGCCACGTCAGCTATCTGGAGGGCTGTACGGCGCCTCAGTTCGACACCAACCAGCTCCACGCCGCGGTGGTGGAGCTGGTGGCCATGGACGACGCCGAGATCAAGTACTCCACCGTGCAGAACTGGTACGCCGGCGATGAAGAAGGCAAGGGCGGCATCTACAACTTCGTGACCAAGCGTGGGGTCTGCGAAGGGCGGCGCTCCAAGATCTCATGGACGCAGGTGGAGACCGGTTCGGCCATCACCTGGAAGTACCCCAGCTGCATTCTTAAAGGCGAGGAGTCCATCGGGGAGTTTTACTCGGTGGCACTGACCAACAACATGCAGCAGGCCGATACCGGCACCAAGATGGTGCACATCGGCAAGAACACCCGCTCGACGATCATCTCCAAGGGCATCTCCGCGGGACGTTCTCAGAACAGCTACCGCGGCCTGGTCAAGATCGCGCCGGGCGCCGACGGCGCGCGCAACTATTCGGAGTGCGACTCGATGCTCATCGGGGATCGCTGCGGCGCGCACACCTTCCCCTACATCGACGTGCGTAACCCCACGGGCAAGGTGGAGCACGAGGCCTCGACCTCGCGCATTGGCGAAGACCAGATCTTTTACTTTCAGCAGCGCGGCATCGACATGGAAGACGCCATCTCGATGATCATCAATGGCTTCTGCAAAGACGTCTTCCAGGAGCTGCCGATGGAGTTTGCTGTCGAGGCTCAGAAGCTCCTGGGCATCAAGCTCGAAGGCTCCGTCGGCTAA
- a CDS encoding RrF2 family transcriptional regulator, with product MKITALEEYGLRCLLRVAEQPPGESISAQAVADLEGMSLPYTQKILRTLTQGGLIDSRRGAQGGFLLALPAEEISLGDVIRVLGGLFEVEDICERHTGELERCARGCGCTIRPVWSFISRFVIETLDGISVAALLADEASVRRHLSRQHHQHQERPLPGSAPQ from the coding sequence ATGAAGATCACAGCGCTCGAAGAATATGGCCTGCGCTGCTTGCTGCGGGTGGCAGAGCAGCCCCCTGGCGAGTCGATCTCGGCTCAGGCCGTCGCCGATCTGGAAGGGATGAGCCTGCCTTATACCCAGAAGATCCTTCGCACCCTGACGCAGGGCGGCCTGATCGACTCGCGACGCGGGGCGCAGGGCGGCTTTTTGCTGGCGTTACCGGCCGAAGAGATCAGTCTGGGCGACGTGATTCGGGTGCTCGGCGGCCTCTTCGAGGTCGAAGACATCTGCGAACGTCACACCGGAGAGCTGGAGCGATGTGCCCGCGGTTGCGGCTGCACGATTCGCCCGGTCTGGAGCTTTATCTCCAGGTTTGTCATTGAAACCCTCGACGGCATCTCGGTCGCCGCGCTGCTGGCAGATGAAGCCAGTGTACGCCGCCACCTCAGCCGTCAGCATCATCAGCACCAGGAGCGCCCGCTGCCCGGCAGCGCGCCGCAGTAA
- the ligA gene encoding NAD-dependent DNA ligase LigA — MSAPTWEDLSIDELEEHVRYHNRKYWVDDAPEIPDESFDRLVETLKRRAPESAVLSQIGPAGADVDVVDPQAEKLAHSPAMLSLDKAYDEETLLKWYDKFEGGVVVTPKVDGVAGCLRYDARGHLHVAATRGTGAIGEVITEQVRRIKGLPLQVEATGIEVRGEAYMPVAVFERKFKHEYASPRNLTAGALKLKDPDKTADYEIRFFAFDLLGEDFDTESQKMARLEALGFEIPEHHRVERDQIQATYDDIAARRSQLGYETDGVVYKAERIGEQERLGHTAHHPRWAIAYKFQGDAGESVLREVVWNVSRTGAINPVGIVDPVVLSGATVTRVSLHNLAIMEHLGGEAGLRLGSRVLMMRRGGVIPNMERVLEAGDTPVEIPAACPECGAPTERQNDVLMADHKDNCRAAKIRQIEHFVSRLEIKGFGPKLLEQLYDAELVTTPVDLFTLSVSELMGLERVGEILAEKLIDRIQGRREVAVDKFLQALGIHELGKHVSAILAERYDSLEAIRSIDAEAFAEVHTIGEVIARSVTEGLKEQAELIDALLEHLTLVFPSPAEEPRVEGSPLAGKRVLFTGAMEAMTRKDAQREVEARGGQCPSSVVKDLDYLVMGDADMERFEQGWRSSKLKKAEAINAQGGAITILGESGFLKLLNDGADQ, encoded by the coding sequence ATGAGCGCCCCCACCTGGGAAGACCTCTCAATCGACGAACTCGAAGAGCACGTTCGCTACCACAACCGCAAGTACTGGGTGGACGACGCCCCCGAGATCCCGGACGAGTCCTTCGACCGCCTGGTGGAGACGCTTAAACGCCGGGCTCCTGAGAGCGCGGTCCTCTCCCAGATCGGCCCGGCCGGGGCGGACGTGGACGTGGTCGACCCGCAGGCCGAGAAGCTCGCGCACAGTCCGGCGATGCTCTCGCTGGACAAGGCCTACGACGAGGAGACGCTGCTCAAATGGTACGACAAATTCGAGGGCGGCGTGGTCGTCACGCCCAAGGTCGACGGGGTGGCCGGTTGCCTGCGCTACGACGCCCGGGGCCATCTGCACGTGGCCGCCACCCGCGGCACCGGCGCCATCGGCGAGGTCATCACCGAGCAGGTACGCCGGATCAAGGGGTTGCCGCTGCAGGTTGAGGCCACCGGGATCGAGGTACGCGGTGAGGCCTACATGCCGGTGGCAGTCTTCGAGCGCAAGTTCAAGCACGAGTACGCCAGTCCCCGCAACCTGACCGCCGGAGCTCTCAAGCTCAAAGATCCCGACAAAACCGCCGACTACGAGATTCGCTTCTTCGCCTTTGATCTTCTGGGCGAGGATTTTGACACCGAGTCTCAAAAGATGGCGCGCCTCGAAGCGCTGGGCTTCGAGATCCCGGAGCATCACCGGGTGGAGCGCGACCAGATTCAGGCGACCTACGACGATATTGCCGCCCGGCGCAGCCAGCTCGGCTACGAAACCGATGGCGTCGTGTACAAGGCCGAGCGCATTGGCGAACAAGAGCGCCTGGGCCATACCGCCCACCACCCGCGCTGGGCCATTGCCTACAAATTTCAGGGCGACGCTGGCGAGAGCGTGCTGCGAGAGGTGGTGTGGAACGTCTCACGCACCGGGGCCATCAACCCGGTGGGCATCGTCGACCCGGTGGTGCTCAGCGGGGCCACGGTCACCCGGGTGAGCCTGCATAACCTGGCGATCATGGAACATCTGGGCGGGGAAGCGGGGCTGCGTCTGGGCTCGCGCGTGCTGATGATGCGACGCGGCGGCGTGATCCCCAATATGGAGCGCGTGCTCGAAGCCGGCGACACCCCGGTCGAGATCCCGGCGGCCTGCCCGGAGTGCGGCGCCCCGACCGAGCGCCAGAACGACGTGTTGATGGCCGACCACAAGGACAATTGCCGCGCGGCCAAGATCCGGCAGATCGAGCATTTTGTCAGCCGCCTGGAGATCAAGGGCTTTGGCCCCAAACTTCTCGAGCAGCTCTACGATGCGGAGTTGGTGACCACCCCGGTGGATCTCTTCACCTTGAGCGTCTCGGAGTTGATGGGACTGGAGCGTGTGGGGGAAATCCTGGCCGAGAAGCTCATCGACCGCATCCAGGGGCGCCGAGAGGTGGCCGTGGACAAGTTTCTCCAGGCGCTGGGCATCCACGAGCTGGGCAAGCATGTGAGCGCCATCCTGGCCGAGCGTTACGATTCGCTGGAGGCGATTCGCAGCATCGATGCCGAGGCCTTCGCCGAGGTCCATACCATTGGCGAGGTGATCGCCCGGTCGGTGACCGAAGGGCTTAAAGAGCAGGCCGAACTGATCGACGCCCTGCTGGAGCACCTGACCCTGGTCTTCCCTTCCCCGGCCGAAGAGCCCCGGGTGGAAGGCTCGCCACTGGCCGGAAAGCGCGTACTCTTTACCGGTGCGATGGAAGCAATGACACGAAAAGACGCTCAACGAGAGGTCGAGGCCCGCGGTGGTCAGTGCCCCTCGTCGGTCGTCAAAGACCTGGACTACCTGGTGATGGGCGACGCCGACATGGAACGATTTGAGCAAGGCTGGCGCTCCAGCAAACTCAAAAAAGCCGAGGCCATCAACGCCCAGGGCGGCGCCATCACGATCCTTGGCGAATCCGGCTTTCTGAAGCTACTCAATGATGGTGCTGATCAGTAA
- a CDS encoding hybrid sensor histidine kinase/response regulator, with amino-acid sequence MTSNVGAQSRGTFLVVDDEPDILDAIARLFRKEYHVLTAQSVDEAMELIAEHDVQVVMTDQRMPRMSGIEFLAELRQEHPHIVRVLFTGYSNIADVIDAINEGHVYRYISKPWKPVELRLFVAQAFDYYRAQRERRELLKQLREANDQLEHQNALLSDANEELKMLDRVKNVFMEVVSHELNTPIAIVFGYTFLLRKELGDELSAVAAKALSGIDSSAVRLKNISNRIFKMLNDENSGATLDLEWVDMRKFVASLQDQLDPFLQKRNQRLETQVAPEAHRILADEEKLNDMCLNLLMNAIKFSYDDQTITLSIGPSDDPEVLELTVRDSGVGISDEDVAQIFDVFFSTFNTGHHSSGQFEFNKRGIGLGLAVAKRFAEMHGGYINVDSEEGRGSLFTVHLPVHPEQQSLRDSAQSSSSAQHAPH; translated from the coding sequence ATGACCAGCAATGTGGGTGCGCAGTCGCGGGGGACCTTCCTGGTCGTAGACGACGAGCCGGATATCCTCGACGCCATCGCGCGCCTCTTTCGCAAAGAATACCACGTGCTCACCGCCCAGTCGGTCGACGAGGCGATGGAACTCATCGCTGAACACGACGTGCAGGTGGTGATGACCGACCAGCGCATGCCGCGGATGTCGGGCATTGAGTTTCTGGCCGAGCTGCGTCAGGAGCACCCCCATATTGTGCGGGTGCTCTTTACGGGCTACTCGAACATCGCCGACGTGATCGACGCGATCAACGAGGGCCACGTCTACCGCTACATCTCCAAGCCCTGGAAGCCGGTGGAGCTGCGCCTCTTTGTGGCGCAGGCCTTTGATTACTACCGCGCTCAGCGCGAGCGCCGTGAGCTCCTCAAACAGCTTCGCGAGGCCAACGACCAACTCGAGCACCAGAACGCCCTGTTGAGCGACGCCAACGAAGAGCTCAAGATGCTCGACCGCGTCAAAAATGTGTTCATGGAGGTGGTCAGCCACGAGCTCAACACGCCGATCGCGATCGTGTTTGGCTACACCTTCTTGCTGCGCAAGGAGCTGGGTGACGAACTCAGCGCGGTGGCCGCCAAAGCCCTCAGCGGCATCGACTCCAGCGCGGTGCGCCTGAAGAACATCTCCAACCGCATCTTCAAGATGCTCAATGACGAGAACTCCGGCGCCACGCTGGATCTGGAGTGGGTCGACATGCGCAAGTTTGTGGCCTCGCTCCAGGACCAGCTCGACCCCTTCTTACAAAAGCGCAATCAACGCCTGGAAACTCAGGTTGCCCCGGAGGCCCATCGCATCCTCGCCGACGAGGAGAAGCTCAACGACATGTGCCTCAACCTCTTGATGAACGCCATCAAGTTCTCCTACGACGACCAGACCATCACGCTAAGCATTGGCCCCTCCGACGATCCGGAGGTCCTGGAGCTGACGGTTCGCGATAGCGGCGTGGGCATCTCGGATGAGGATGTCGCGCAGATCTTCGACGTGTTTTTCAGCACGTTTAACACCGGGCACCACTCCTCGGGCCAGTTCGAGTTTAACAAACGGGGCATCGGCCTGGGGTTGGCGGTCGCCAAACGTTTTGCGGAGATGCACGGGGGCTACATCAACGTCGACAGCGAAGAGGGGCGCGGCTCGCTCTTTACGGTGCATCTGCCGGTTCATCCCGAGCAGCAGTCGCTCCGTGACAGCGCGCAATCCTCATCGTCGGCTCAGCACGCCCCGCACTGA
- a CDS encoding SAM-dependent methyltransferase, whose amino-acid sequence MNSDYYDELAGALEPAQRSGWRHRLEQWLRFELTCAALRPTSADRLIDLGCGPAALAAYLPKAERPAYLGVERHPELAAQARGTLAGLEGSHVLLECDLFDERVDRAGPFELSVAIGALVDGQGASEAQRARRALDHLRRVFSLGAQGTVLFVLDQAALNANPHRALEPALMGCFEHEIMQIADELGLSDVRASPVLAGEWMIVAGPRPRRFDPMKAREACVSAVLRRWHRSAGVDPADAAWLWWVVGDREQAQVALAALETGHPRRALLQERIALL is encoded by the coding sequence ATGAACTCGGATTATTACGATGAGCTGGCCGGGGCCCTGGAGCCCGCGCAGCGCTCCGGCTGGCGTCATCGCCTGGAGCAATGGCTGCGCTTTGAGCTGACCTGCGCGGCGCTCCGACCGACCTCGGCCGATCGCCTTATCGATCTGGGCTGCGGCCCGGCGGCCCTGGCCGCCTACCTTCCCAAGGCGGAGCGCCCCGCCTACCTGGGGGTGGAGCGGCACCCCGAGCTTGCCGCCCAGGCCCGTGGCACGCTCGCCGGGCTTGAGGGCTCTCACGTCCTGCTGGAATGCGATCTTTTTGATGAACGCGTCGATCGGGCCGGCCCCTTTGAGCTGAGCGTGGCCATCGGGGCGCTCGTCGACGGGCAGGGCGCCAGCGAGGCGCAGCGCGCCCGGCGTGCGCTTGACCATCTGCGCCGCGTCTTCAGCCTTGGGGCGCAGGGCACGGTCCTCTTCGTGCTCGACCAGGCCGCGCTCAACGCTAACCCTCACCGCGCCCTGGAGCCGGCGCTGATGGGCTGCTTCGAGCACGAAATCATGCAGATCGCCGACGAACTCGGTCTGAGCGACGTGCGGGCCTCGCCGGTGCTGGCCGGGGAGTGGATGATTGTGGCCGGACCACGCCCCCGGAGATTTGACCCGATGAAAGCCCGCGAAGCCTGCGTGAGCGCGGTGCTTCGGCGTTGGCACCGCAGCGCCGGTGTTGATCCGGCCGATGCCGCCTGGTTGTGGTGGGTTGTCGGCGACCGCGAGCAGGCGCAGGTCGCGCTGGCGGCGCTGGAGACGGGGCATCCGCGCCGCGCGCTTCTCCAGGAGCGTATCGCTCTGCTCTGA
- a CDS encoding serine/threonine-protein kinase, translated as MSRIVCGEFELVAPIGQGGMGQVWAGRHRASQIDVAVKVLHPEVSANPEYRQTFEAELRAVAALDHPNIVTLLDYGTISASTARQSGDQLQAGCPYLVMEYARGGALIDHVNRLAWVETKAVLLRMLDALSHAHARGLIHRDLKPENVLVGCGASWALKLTDFGLVHVDTRFDEKGKVGKVWGTPQYMAPEQLRGFWRDYGPWTDLYGLGCMAFELVCGHWPFEGDTPWKIAARHLKAPVPAISPRFAVPEGLQMWLEKMLAKRTCDRFQRAADAAWELSKLCLPGEGAPRGPLFEPLASSGRGEASAQVTPREASTTLILSQLQAGATLRSPSARLEIGEWEEQLGAPNDVSKEVPAGPPLPLSWRRSQERGLSNDLLGISLGLFGLRAIPLVDREEERDKLWRLLHEVHSSGSARQALIAGGAGTGKSELARWLVERAEEVGAAIALEAWHHPVMGPRDGIAPMLSRHLGCVHLSLDDALSRLERICAPLGVDDPYLLRGLAQLVATRQTEGRDVPSVRVATQHDRLSTIYVYLKHLARTRPVLLWLDDVAWGQEALALAHYIAEAQAREPAPILVVMTVRSEALAQRRVERIRLRELEAQGLRRLELQALEDADAEALVRELLHLDEDLARHVLQRVDGVPLFAVQLVEDWVSQGKLVMGRQGFVLRPGADVTIPDDVHALWDERVRGFAAVGEGPTLEQLEAAATLGVIVDADELRALSEHLGLPPVDALVPRLIDAGLARARAQGWSFVHGLLQESLERSARDGGRWMRLNLAAAGVLGQRYALDAPGVAERVAWHCHEGGRADLALAPLRGAVAQAIQGSDYVHAEELISWRESLSEEVAERAAERAALTSLVDRAWLAAARADFAACRTLAETVRGQAAQRGYVVEAAEAAIWAGVAARHAGELERAQALLKEARDVFKGREASAALARVELEGGRVAELAGDLDAAHKRLERARRAYARLGDAYGQARALNALGDVARQAGDITASSQATLQALRLFESIGNVSGVADCLNDLAERSRLQGQWELARERAEEALRLYKALDSYEQYGVRLNLAMIAYHRGDAEEALRLGARLDEAFMRAGQAAPHAQLLALRLAAYARLGRWDEVLVTLKRKDAMVHETALRAFGVDDFLEDAARYASVQELPRVLEALNDLVVQLRARGAAGEVVDASLASDRS; from the coding sequence GTGTCCAGGATCGTCTGCGGTGAGTTCGAGCTGGTGGCGCCGATTGGTCAGGGGGGGATGGGGCAGGTCTGGGCGGGGCGTCATCGGGCGTCGCAGATCGATGTTGCGGTGAAGGTGCTCCATCCCGAAGTGAGCGCGAATCCCGAGTATCGTCAGACCTTTGAAGCGGAGTTGCGTGCGGTCGCGGCGCTGGACCACCCCAACATCGTGACCCTGCTCGATTACGGGACGATTTCTGCGTCGACGGCCCGTCAATCTGGCGACCAGCTTCAGGCCGGGTGCCCCTACCTGGTCATGGAGTACGCCCGGGGTGGGGCGTTGATCGACCACGTAAACCGCCTGGCGTGGGTGGAGACCAAAGCCGTGCTGCTGCGCATGCTCGATGCGCTCTCCCATGCGCATGCCCGGGGATTGATCCATCGCGATCTCAAGCCCGAGAATGTGCTGGTGGGCTGTGGTGCATCCTGGGCACTCAAGCTCACCGATTTTGGCCTGGTTCACGTTGACACGCGCTTCGATGAGAAGGGCAAGGTAGGCAAGGTATGGGGCACGCCTCAGTACATGGCTCCCGAGCAGTTGCGGGGCTTCTGGCGTGACTATGGGCCGTGGACCGACCTCTACGGGCTGGGGTGTATGGCGTTTGAGCTGGTGTGCGGGCACTGGCCCTTTGAGGGCGATACTCCCTGGAAAATCGCCGCCCGACATCTTAAGGCTCCGGTTCCCGCGATTTCGCCGCGGTTTGCAGTGCCTGAGGGGCTCCAGATGTGGCTGGAGAAGATGCTGGCCAAACGCACCTGCGATCGCTTTCAGCGCGCGGCGGATGCGGCCTGGGAACTCTCAAAACTCTGCCTTCCCGGCGAGGGAGCGCCCCGCGGACCGCTCTTTGAACCTCTGGCAAGTTCCGGGAGAGGAGAGGCATCGGCGCAGGTGACGCCGCGCGAGGCGTCTACGACGCTGATTCTCTCGCAGTTGCAGGCCGGGGCTACCTTGCGATCTCCTTCGGCCCGTCTGGAGATTGGGGAGTGGGAGGAACAACTTGGCGCGCCGAATGACGTTTCGAAGGAGGTGCCCGCGGGACCGCCGCTGCCTTTGAGTTGGCGGCGCTCGCAGGAGCGGGGATTGTCCAACGACTTGCTGGGGATCAGCCTGGGGCTCTTTGGTCTGCGGGCGATTCCACTGGTGGATCGGGAGGAGGAGCGTGACAAACTCTGGCGACTCCTGCACGAGGTGCACAGTTCCGGAAGCGCCCGTCAGGCGTTGATCGCCGGCGGCGCGGGCACCGGTAAGTCGGAGCTGGCCCGCTGGCTGGTGGAGCGCGCCGAAGAGGTGGGCGCGGCCATCGCGCTGGAGGCCTGGCATCATCCGGTAATGGGACCACGCGACGGTATCGCGCCGATGCTCTCGCGCCATCTGGGGTGCGTGCACCTCTCGCTCGACGATGCGCTCTCCCGACTGGAGCGTATCTGTGCGCCCCTCGGCGTGGATGATCCCTACCTGTTGCGCGGGCTCGCACAGCTGGTGGCCACGCGTCAGACCGAGGGCCGCGACGTGCCCTCGGTGCGTGTTGCCACACAGCACGATCGCCTCTCCACCATCTACGTGTATCTCAAGCACCTGGCGCGAACGCGTCCGGTGTTGCTGTGGCTCGATGATGTGGCCTGGGGCCAGGAGGCTTTGGCGCTGGCTCATTACATCGCCGAGGCGCAGGCGCGGGAGCCCGCGCCGATTCTGGTGGTGATGACCGTGCGCAGTGAGGCGTTGGCCCAACGTCGGGTGGAGCGCATCCGACTTCGGGAGTTGGAGGCCCAGGGGTTGCGGCGTCTGGAGCTTCAGGCGTTGGAGGACGCGGATGCTGAGGCCCTGGTGCGAGAGCTGCTGCACCTGGATGAGGACTTAGCGCGCCACGTTCTTCAACGTGTCGATGGCGTGCCCCTCTTCGCGGTGCAGTTGGTCGAGGATTGGGTCTCGCAAGGTAAGCTGGTGATGGGGCGGCAGGGCTTTGTGCTGCGTCCGGGAGCCGATGTGACCATTCCCGACGATGTTCACGCCCTCTGGGACGAGCGCGTGCGCGGGTTCGCGGCGGTGGGCGAGGGGCCGACGCTGGAACAGCTGGAGGCGGCGGCGACGCTCGGCGTGATCGTCGATGCCGATGAACTCCGTGCGCTCAGCGAGCACCTGGGGCTGCCGCCGGTGGACGCGCTGGTGCCTCGCTTGATCGACGCCGGGTTGGCCCGCGCGCGCGCGCAGGGCTGGAGCTTTGTCCATGGACTGCTGCAGGAGAGTCTGGAGCGTTCCGCACGAGACGGTGGCCGCTGGATGCGGTTGAACCTGGCCGCCGCCGGGGTCTTAGGGCAGCGCTACGCGCTGGACGCGCCCGGAGTCGCCGAGCGGGTGGCCTGGCACTGCCACGAGGGCGGCCGGGCAGATCTGGCGCTGGCGCCGCTGCGGGGGGCTGTGGCGCAGGCGATTCAAGGCAGCGACTATGTTCATGCCGAAGAGCTGATCTCCTGGCGCGAGAGTCTCTCCGAAGAGGTGGCTGAGCGCGCGGCCGAGCGCGCCGCGCTCACCTCGCTGGTGGACCGCGCCTGGTTGGCGGCGGCGCGCGCTGACTTTGCGGCCTGCCGTACGCTGGCCGAGACCGTCCGAGGTCAGGCGGCTCAACGTGGCTATGTGGTGGAGGCCGCCGAAGCCGCCATCTGGGCCGGCGTCGCTGCACGTCACGCCGGGGAGCTGGAGCGCGCGCAGGCGTTGCTCAAAGAGGCTCGCGATGTGTTCAAGGGGCGCGAGGCCTCCGCGGCGTTGGCCCGCGTGGAGTTGGAGGGCGGCCGAGTCGCCGAACTCGCCGGGGATCTGGACGCGGCCCACAAGCGTCTGGAGCGCGCCCGGCGTGCATACGCCCGGCTGGGCGACGCCTATGGTCAGGCCCGTGCTCTCAACGCGCTGGGCGACGTGGCGCGACAGGCCGGCGATATCACAGCTTCCAGCCAGGCAACCCTCCAGGCGCTGCGCCTCTTTGAGAGCATCGGCAACGTCAGCGGGGTGGCCGACTGCCTCAATGACCTCGCCGAACGCAGTCGACTGCAGGGCCAGTGGGAGCTGGCCAGGGAGCGGGCTGAAGAGGCGCTGCGCCTCTATAAGGCGCTGGACTCCTACGAGCAGTATGGCGTGCGTTTGAACCTGGCGATGATCGCGTACCATCGGGGGGATGCCGAGGAGGCGCTGCGCCTGGGGGCGCGGCTCGACGAGGCATTTATGCGCGCCGGCCAGGCTGCGCCCCACGCTCAACTTCTGGCGCTGCGTCTGGCGGCCTACGCCCGACTGGGGCGCTGGGACGAGGTGCTGGTAACACTGAAACGCAAAGACGCGATGGTTCATGAGACGGCGCTCAGGGCCTTCGGGGTCGATGACTTTCTGGAAGACGCCGCGCGCTATGCCAGTGTGCAGGAGTTGCCCCGGGTTCTGGAGGCCCTCAATGACCTTGTGGTGCAGCTCCGAGCGCGAGGGGCTGCTGGCGAGGTTGTAGATGCCAGCCTGGCGAGCGATAGGTCGTGA
- the der gene encoding ribosome biogenesis GTPase Der yields MAFMIAIVGRPNVGKSRLFNRLIESQTAIVHDFEGVTRDRQYGDGDWFGRPFTVVDTGGFVPRDEDPMLMQMRHQAQLAVDEADAIIFVVDGRAGLAGADQEIFELLRTTDKPVYLAVNKIDTWSGQEQYLVDFYQLGVPLYPLSAEHGIGLDPLMDDVMEDAPKGEVLKDEPFARIAVVGKPNAGKSSTINALLGEERLLTSDVAGTTRDAIDTMVRVDGKEYLVIDTAGLRRKRSISQRLEEFSVVQAIRSIDRADVALMVLDATQPISTQDKKIASVVQNRGRGCVILVNKWDLVEKNTDTAGEYIKTLRKELQFVDYAPVIFVSAKTGQRVHRILGAVDQVFEQYTRRIQTAELNRFLEGALARHSPPMHGNRRAKFLYISQVATRPPTFMFSVNHTDAVAPSYRKYLENQLREAYTFEGVPLRTLMRQRKQRERE; encoded by the coding sequence ATGGCCTTTATGATCGCGATTGTCGGCCGCCCCAACGTGGGGAAGAGCCGCCTGTTTAACCGCCTGATCGAGTCGCAGACCGCGATCGTGCACGACTTTGAGGGGGTGACCCGCGACCGTCAGTACGGCGATGGGGACTGGTTTGGTCGACCCTTCACCGTGGTCGATACCGGCGGGTTTGTGCCCCGGGACGAAGATCCGATGCTGATGCAGATGCGCCACCAGGCGCAGCTGGCCGTGGATGAGGCCGACGCCATTATCTTTGTGGTCGACGGTCGCGCCGGGCTGGCCGGCGCCGATCAGGAGATCTTTGAGCTTCTGCGGACCACCGATAAGCCGGTGTATCTGGCAGTTAATAAGATCGATACCTGGAGCGGGCAGGAGCAGTATCTGGTTGACTTCTACCAGCTCGGTGTGCCGCTCTATCCGCTGAGTGCCGAGCACGGCATTGGGCTCGACCCCTTGATGGACGACGTGATGGAAGACGCGCCCAAGGGGGAGGTGCTCAAAGACGAGCCCTTTGCGCGCATCGCGGTGGTGGGGAAGCCCAACGCCGGCAAGTCCAGCACCATCAACGCGCTGCTGGGCGAAGAACGCTTGCTCACCAGCGACGTGGCTGGAACCACCCGCGACGCCATCGACACCATGGTGCGCGTGGATGGCAAAGAGTATCTGGTGATTGATACCGCCGGACTGCGGCGCAAGCGCTCGATCAGCCAGCGTCTGGAGGAGTTCTCGGTAGTGCAGGCCATCCGGAGCATCGACCGTGCCGACGTGGCGTTGATGGTGCTTGATGCCACCCAGCCCATTTCCACCCAGGATAAGAAGATCGCCTCGGTGGTGCAGAACCGCGGGCGCGGTTGTGTGATCCTGGTCAACAAGTGGGACCTGGTTGAAAAGAACACCGATACGGCCGGCGAGTACATCAAAACCCTGCGCAAAGAGCTTCAGTTTGTGGACTACGCCCCGGTCATCTTTGTGTCGGCGAAGACCGGTCAGCGCGTGCATCGCATCCTCGGTGCGGTCGACCAGGTCTTTGAGCAGTACACTCGCCGGATTCAGACCGCGGAGTTGAATCGCTTTTTGGAAGGGGCGCTGGCGCGGCACTCGCCGCCGATGCATGGCAACCGCCGTGCAAAGTTTCTGTACATCTCTCAGGTGGCCACGCGACCGCCGACCTTTATGTTTTCGGTCAACCACACCGATGCCGTGGCGCCCTCGTATCGCAAGTATCTGGAGAATCAGCTGCGCGAGGCCTACACGTTTGAAGGCGTGCCGCTGCGAACCTTGATGCGCCAGCGCAAGCAGCGCGAACGAGAGTAA